One Myotis daubentonii chromosome 3, mMyoDau2.1, whole genome shotgun sequence genomic window carries:
- the PSMB2 gene encoding proteasome subunit beta type-2 isoform X2, which produces MDYLAALAKAPFAAHGYGAFLTLSILDRYYTPNLSRERALELLRKCLEELQKRFILNLPAFSVRIIDKNGIHDLATISFSKRSS; this is translated from the exons ATGGACTACCTGGCAGCCTTGGCCAAGGCCCCTTTCGCAGCCCATGGATATGGTGCCTTCCTGACTCTCAGTATCCTGGACCGATACTACACACCAA ATCTCTCACGTGAGCGGGCATTGGAGCTTCTCAGGAAATGTCTAGAGGAG CTCCAGAAGCGCTTCATCCTGAACCTGCCAGCCTTCAGTGTTCGAATCATTGACAAAAATGGCATCCATGACCTGGCCACCATTTCCTTCTCTAAACGCAGCTCCTAA